The window gggagcagggcaggggctcaaTAGGGGCCGCTCCCCCcggcagtcagtgctggcccctgcgtggcactagggggcgctgtgttgCAGGGAAGGGAGTCAGCAGGgtgcgctctcccctggcagtcagtgcggtgctagggggcgctgtgctagggggcagggcctcagtaGGGGCCGCTCTCCTTTGGCACTCAGGGCTGGCCTCGGTATCTCAGTGCTGGATGAGCCGGCGTTGTGTGTGGCTGTGGTCCAGCTGCCCCTacccagcagtggctgcagctCGGTGTGAGCAGCGGTGGGTCTAACAGCTGTTCCTGCAGTGCCCGGATTTCACTGCCTGTGTctttcctcccccatctcctAGGCAAGGCACGCCCAGCTACTCCAGCTATCACCCGGAGCCGACCTCCTACAAGTCCCGCAGGCATGAGAACAGCTACCCGGAGTCGTATTCCCGCCGACACTActctgccgccgccgccgcctcctcctcctcctcctccacagctGCCGCCACCGCCTCCTCCTCGCACTACCGCCCCAATGACCCCCACTACTCGCCCTACAACCAGCAGTACGAGGGGGCAGGCGGTCGCTACCAGCGCCGTCACTCCTCCGAGGGAcgctcctcctcccaccactcctcctcttcctccgcCCACCGCTCCCACCAAAGAGAGGACTCCACTTATCAGTCCCGGCACCGGGAGCGCCCCCAGCGAGACGATCCCACCCctgcttcttcttcctcttcctcctcctcctcttcttcttcctcttcctcctcctcctcctcctcctcttcttcttcctcttcctcctccgcTTCCACCACGGCAGCTTCTTACCCCGTGGCTCCAGCCACGCCGGATGGGACCCTCTTCCAGAACAGCCACAGTTTTGGCCAGCAAGGGGAGTCCTTCGCAGCCCCTAGTGCCATCTACCCTCCCTACCCGGCCCCCCTGGAGCCCTTCCCGCTACCCCCGGAGCCACACCCCTGTGATCAGGATTACCGGCTGCTGCCCACGGCTGAGACCTTTGCTgccaactccctgccccccacggAATTTCTGGCTCAGGAAAGCAAGGAAGAGCCCAGCCCTGCGGCTGCCAGCGCTGAAGATCAGGCCCAGTCGCCGGCCCCCCAGGCCTCGCCGGCCCGTTTGGGCTCCCCGGCACCAGAGACCACCAATGAGAGCGTCCCATTTGCCCACCACAGCAGCCTGGATTCGCGCATTGAGATGCTGCTGAAGGAGCAGAGGTCCAAGTTCTCCTTCCTTAATTCAGACACTGAGGAAGACGAGGAGGAAGGGGGCAAGGCGGGGGCAAAGGGGGCAGAACCGCATGggccctgcaccccgcccccacctctgcctgtcAGCTTTGAGGATGTGGTACCAGCTCCGGACGCCGGGGTAGAGTCGCCTAAGGCCAACGGGCAGGACAGGGTGAGATGCTGCttctggggtctgggaggggttGGGGTCTAGTGCATTagagggcgggggaaggggggcgctgggagtcaggactcctgggttctatcagcaattgtgggaggggagtgggatctagtgggttagagcaggggggctgggagccaggacttttGGGGATGATGTGGGTttgcagagggaggagaggggtgggattggagcgtggggtgggggtgggagtgctgcgggagggggcagcgggtGTCTGGGTAGGACAGGGCCTGTTGCTGGAAcagggggggcgtgtcataaccCCGCCTCCTTCCCCAGGCCTCCCAGCAGTCATCGGGCGAGGACATGGAGATCtcggaggaggaggcagaggaggagcccACGGGGTCGGCGCCGGCCGATCCACACTTCCCGGTGCTGCCTGCGGGCCTCGGCCACCTCCCGCTGGGTGTCTCGGCCTTCGCCCACCCGCCGGAgccgccccctacctacccactgcagcccctcatgtcagtctccctgccccacctgacGGGCGAGGCCGACTACCCCCAggccccaccaccccaccaccTGCAGGCGCCGGGCCTCCCGGACTACGGGGCGCAGGCAGGCACAGCGGGCACAGGACCCGGGGCGGCTGCTCCCCCCCACATCTATGACTTCGTTAACTCCCTGGAGCTGATGAACCGGCTGGGCAACCAGTGGGGCGGGATGCCCATGTCCTTCCAGATGCAGACCCAGATGCTGAGCCGGCTGCACCAGCTGCGACAGGGCAAGGGGCAGTTCGAAGAGCCCTTCCCCTACCATCAGGAGGCAGCGTTTGCCAGCCACCCACTCTATGGGCACTACCTGCTGGACCAGGACAGCCGCCACTTCGCGAGAGACCAGCTTTTCCTGCAGCAGCCGGCCAGCACCGAGGAGCCACCGCCCGGCTCGGAGCagcccccgcctccgccaccccCGTCACAACCGCAGCGACTGCTGGACTACCGGGCAGCGACGTGGGGCTACCAGGAGGAGGCGCCCTGCGACCCACATGCCTCCACTGTGGACAGCGTCCTGGCCACCCTAACGCAGGAGATGAAGAGCATCATGCAGCGTGACCTCAACCGCAAGATGGTGGAGAATGTGGCCTTCAGCACCTTCGACAAGTGGTGGGAGCGCAAGGAGCAGAAAGCCAAGGTGAGAGCCAGGAGCCCCCCACTATTGGAGCTGTGGGGCCTCCCCAGCCTCCAGCCCGTTGTGAGTTGGAGCAGTGGGCACCCCCAACCTCCAGCCCTGGTATCTCTCCACCAACCCCCTGGAAATCAGAGCACTGACCGCTCCCCCGCACCCTACCACCAGCCTACTGGGTGGTGCAGGAGTGTGCCTCTCCAACCCCACAGCCATGAGCCCCTCCAGCCCTTTTATCTCCCTCCCGCTTCCCCATTTCCAGACGCTGAGGGCgtgcccccacccctcactgtgTCAAGCCACTGGTTGGCACTGTTCCTGACTCAGGCCTTGTCGAAAAGGGGGGTGGGTTCCATTTTCAGAGtgggggctggaagtcaggatgTGCCTGGATTCTGTTCCACCCTTGGGAGGGCAGAGGGTCTGGTGGGTTTGAatgggggctgggcctgggagtgaggactcctgggttcaattcccagctctgggaggggagtggggtctagtgggttagagcaggggggctgggttcAATGTGCACTTCTGCACCCCGTGCCGTTCCCAAGGCAGAACTCAGCCCCCCCGGCATGGGGCCTTGTCACGTGGCTCTTGGCAGAGTTATAATAGGGTGTCCTGGCTTCAGCCCTTCCAAAACGCAGCCAAGCAACAGgccaaggaggaggagaaggagaaaaccAAACTCAAAGATCCGGCCCTGCTGTCCTTGGTCGACTGGGCCAAGAGCGGCGGCACCGTCAGCCTCGAGGGCTTCAGCTTCGGAACCGGCCTCCGTGGGGCACTCAGGCTCCCGTCCTTCAAGGTAAATGTACCTCAGCTGCCTGGGAatggacatggggcctttcccctttgGGGGACGCTGGCTCTCATCTGGTCCCAGGGCGTGGGACTGGCTGGctgatgggggggcagggaatggacatggggcctttcccctttgGGGGATGCTGGCTCTCATCTGGTCCCAGGGCGTGGAACTGGCTGGctgatgggggggcagggaatggacatggggcctttcccctttgGGGGATGCTGGCTCTCATCTGGTCCCAGGGCGTGGGACTGGCTGGCTGATGGGGTGACGGGGGTGGGATgggcatggggcctttcccctcaaGGGGGCGCCTGCTCTTAGCCTGTCAACTCCGCAAGCtgctcctgtccctggcagccacTGTGCTCTTTGCAGGTGAAAAGGAAAGAGCCTTCTGAGATCTCGGAGAGCAGTGAAGAGACGCGACCCCGGCCTTCCACTCccgcagaggaggaggaggaggatggtgagCAGTCTCTTATGAGCGGTGTCAGTGGGACTGGGAGTTCTATCCCCGGCCCTGGGAGGGGGGTGGCAGTTTAGTGGGTGAGAGCGGGGAGCCTCGATTCTCCCCCTACCTTTGGGACGGCAGTGGGGTCTTgtgggttagagtggggggggctTTGAGCCAGGACagctgggttctatccccagcactgggaggggagctggTTCTAGTGGGTTAAAatagtgggggctgggagccaggactcctggattctgtccctggccctgggaggagagtgggtctggtgggttagagtaGTTggcttggagccaggactcctgggaactttccccagctctgggagggcagtgggctCTAGTGGATTGGAGaagggggccgggcggggggggggcgggctgtcTGGCGGGCTGGCAGCCAGCAGAACTCCTGAGTCCTTCTCCCTGTAAATGTTCCCTGCCCTTGCCCCTCACAGACAAGGAGGCTGCTCAAGTACCAAAGGGATCCAAGCGGGATGAAGAGTGGATCAAGGTGCCGGGCAAGCGCCGGAAGCTCTTCTGCCTGGACAGCGAAGGGGAAGAGACCTCTGAAGAGTCATCCTCGGAGAAGGTGAGAGTAGCCACCACTTCTAGCCCATCTCCAGCAGTCTGTTCCCCGACACAGGTGGAGACCCCCTGTCCGGGCCCATCTTCTCTGCATGTAATCCCTTCCCCgtctgtctgcctcagtttcccctccccattTGAAGACTCCATCTCCCAGGTAAGTTGAGGGTGGTTTGCCTGGGGGTCAGGGAGCCCCCAAAGGTAAAAGATTCTCCCAGCCTTTCCAGAACCCCAAGAGCTCTCTCCATGTGCACTATTTTATCCTTTCAAGGAGGAGGAAGACGACGAGccggatgaagaggaggaggaggaagagcagcggcaggaggaggaagaggaggatgcaGCACACAGCGACAAGGAAGAGGACTCAGAAGGTAAAAGAACTGGGATGTTTCCCATTgttggcactagggggcgctgcgctgcagggggcgaggcagggctcagcagggggcgctcagccctggcagtcagtgctggccccagtgcccACTGTTAACAGCACATAAAGATCCGTCTTTCAGGTGAGGCAGAGACCAGGCCTCTGACGTTTGATGGTGATCAAAAGTTCTGGATCCTCTTCAGCAAGGGTCGGAGCACGAACCCCGGTGTGCTGGCCAGATCCGCTTGCTGCGCTCtggctccctccatcccccctgtGCATCCAGCCCAACGCAGAACTCTCCATCGCTTCCCCCCGAAAGATTGAATGTTTGTGTGGGGCTGTTACCCAGCTGCCCCCCAGCACTGGGCGAGCCGCCCCCATGTGGTAGCACTGTTCCTCAGCTGCCGCGCATCCCTGTGCAGAGTTACTGTGCGGCTGttcccagctgccccgccccagaggtggctgcatctcagcacggGGAGAGCCATCCCTGTGCAGTCACTGTGCGGCTGttcccagctgccccgccccagaggtggctgcatcgtGGCACGGGGAGAGCCATCCCTGTGCAGTCACTGTGCGGCTGttcccagctgccccgccccagaggtggctgcatctcagcacggGGAGAGCCATCCCTGTGCAGTCACTGTGCGGCTGttcccagctgccccgccccagaggtggctgcatctcagcacggGGAAAGCCATCCCTGTGCAGTCACTGTGCAGCTGTTCCCAGCtgttctgccccagaggtggctgcatctcagcacggGGAGAGCCATCCCTGTGCAGTCACTGTGCGGCTGttcccagctgctcctccccagaggtggctgcatcgcGGCAATAGATCGCTATACAGTGGAGACTGAGCTGCCCTTTGCTTTGCCTAGAAGCAGCAGAGAGCGAGGACTCCTCTATATACTCCCTCTACGAGGAATCAGACGAAGACAGCGACAGCGCTTCGGACTCTGAGAgtagctcgtcctcctcctcctcctcctcggacGAAGCGGAGAACACCATGGACGAGTCCACCATGGACAGCTGCCCCGTGGagccagcagggaaggagagcaaagcTGCGTCCTTGGCGGGCACGGAACTGGAGAAGGTCAAAGAGGCCATGCTAGGTACATAACCAATTACATCCATCCCCTCAGGAAGGACAGGATCGTTCCCAACCGTCTGCTTCCCGGCAGAGATGGAGAGACCCCATCCGGGCCCATCTCACCTGCCTCCACCCAGGGCAGGGTTTTCCCCGACCTTGGTAGAGATGGAGATGCCCCATTTGGGCCCATCTCGCCCATGCCCACCCGGGGCAGGGTCGTCCCCAGCCATCTGCTCCCTGGCAGAGATGGAGATGCCCCGTCTGGCAGGAGCGGAGGGTGAGAGTACGTTGTTGGAGATCAGGGATATCATGCCATGTGTCGGGGCCCACGGACGGCAGGATGGGGGCCATGTCGGGAAAGGGTTGAGCTGACAAAGGCTCTTCCGGCTGAGGCCTGTGGTGGGAGGCACTGAAGTGGGCTGCAGGACGGGCCAGGCCAGGAGGCAGTGAGGGGCCCTGGGTTCCATCtcggtgtgtggtgggggggtctCTAACCCCCGTGATCTCCCTCCTCACAGAGCCCGCAGCGGAGCAGAAAGCCGCCCCCCCGGAGGAGCGTGAGGCTGAGCTGACTCCCCGCCCCTCCTCacccatccccctcctgccacCCCCCAAGAAGCGCCGGAAAACAGTCTCCTTCTCAGCCCCTGGCGAGGAGGAGGTGGCCAAGGCGGGGGCAGAGAAGGTGGCCGaagcagccccgcccccgcttccccttcctcccccgccccctgccgagGAGCTAGCGTCTCCCCCAGTAGTGCCTGTGGAACCCGCCTCGCCAATGCCCCAAGTGCCCTTAGCGCAGGACACCCCCCGCCCTGCCAcgccgccccctgcccccaagcctcCCTTCAGTGGGGGGCGTAAGCGGGAGCCCCCCAAAGCCAGCCAAAGAACCATCAGCAACCTGCCGGCCGACCACGCCTCGCTGGTGAAGTGCTGGGCCGAGGAGCCACCTGCCGGCAGCCGCCGTCGCTCCCGTTCCCGCTCCTCagagcccccccggcccctggcCAGCGGGGAGGCCGAGCGGCTGCGGCTTCGGGAGCAGCTGGGCGCCTCGTCCCTCCTGGAGCTGGCCAACCAGCCCGAGGCGGGCGGCGTGGACCTGGCCGTGCTGGCAGACATCGCCCTGAAGATGCCCATTGGCTGCGCCAAAGAGGAGGCTGAGGATTCAGAGGGCACGGAGACGTCCGATGAGGCGGAGGAGCAGTCGCCCCCCCGCGCCCTGCCTGCACCCCGAGACAGCAGCATCCTCCTGGAGCACAACTACGCCATGGCTGTGAGAGCGGCGCCGCCAGCTCCCCGGAGAGCAGCCAAGGCCGAGGAGGAGGCCCCGGGCCCAGCTGAGCTGCTGCGGGTGGATCTCTTCGGAGGGCACGGCGGGGAGGTGCTGGAGGCGCCGGAGGAGGTGGTGGCGGAGGCCGGCGAGGCCAAGGCTGAGCCCGAGGTGGGCGCCCTCCTGGCACTGGCTGGGGAGGAGCGGGCCAGGAGGAAGCGACACCGAGACAAAGAGGCGGCACCGGACTCCCCGGCCTCGGAGCCCTGCCCCTCGGAGagcgaagaggaggaggaggagagcgagGACGCTGACGCTGGCGAGACGCGCCGGCGGACGCTGCGCTCCCACTCGCACAAGCCCTGGCCTCAGCCCCTTCCCTCCTTCGAGACCCGCAGCGAGTTCGAGCAGATGACCATCCTCTACGACATCTGGAACTCGGGACTGGACGTGGAGGACATGCACTACCTGAAACTCACCTACgagcacctgctgcaggaggacaACAGCACCGACTGGCTCAACGACACCCACTGGGTGCACCACACCAATATCCTTACTGTGGAGCCTCtggggggcgctggctcccatcccatcccaggtggggtggaggggggctggCAATGGGACACGggacctttcccctctagggggtgctggctcccatCCCGTTCAGCAcggggctggaggtggggaaggtgacggggagcgggggggggggggggttcccctcTAGGGGGAGCTGGCTCCAATCTGGCCCCAGGGTGAGGGACCTGCTGGCTCAGGGAGTGAGAAATGGGACACGGGacctttcccctctgggggcgctggctcccataAGGCCCCAGAGGTTTAGCAGTCAGCTGAATGCCTGGTGTCCTAGAGAACATGAGATTGTGGGATCTGTACCCTGTGGCCTGAGCGGTTGGCATCCCTGTCTGCCCCTGTTGGCACAGCCTGATGCTGCCAGCCCGAGAGAGGCTGAACAGCCCATGGATCCTGTCCCGTGGAGGGGATGAGG of the Eretmochelys imbricata isolate rEreImb1 chromosome 6, rEreImb1.hap1, whole genome shotgun sequence genome contains:
- the SETD1A gene encoding histone-lysine N-methyltransferase SETD1A, whose translation is MDQESGGDIQKAPNFQWRSYKLVIDPALRRAPQKVYRYDGVHFSAPDSGYTPVGDVRDPRPRRIWSKHRDLSLPVPKFKLDEFYIGQIPLKEVTFARLNDNIKEPFLAEMCKKYGEIEEIEILYNPKNRKHLGLAKVLFTSTRGAKETVKNLHNTSVMGNIIHAQLDIKGQQRMKYYELIVNGSYTPQTVPTGGKSLSEKFPAPVTQAETSESRRRQSTDSSYSASTVGSTPGNGTPCSQDTPYSSARQDTPSFYGQFTPQSSQGTPHTPRGGTPYSQDSAYSSRQGTPSYSSYHPEPTSYKSRRHENSYPESYSRRHYSAAAAASSSSSSTAAATASSSHYRPNDPHYSPYNQQYEGAGGRYQRRHSSEGRSSSHHSSSSSAHRSHQREDSTYQSRHRERPQRDDPTPASSSSSSSSSSSSSSSSSSSSSSSSSSSSASTTAASYPVAPATPDGTLFQNSHSFGQQGESFAAPSAIYPPYPAPLEPFPLPPEPHPCDQDYRLLPTAETFAANSLPPTEFLAQESKEEPSPAAASAEDQAQSPAPQASPARLGSPAPETTNESVPFAHHSSLDSRIEMLLKEQRSKFSFLNSDTEEDEEEGGKAGAKGAEPHGPCTPPPPLPVSFEDVVPAPDAGVESPKANGQDRASQQSSGEDMEISEEEAEEEPTGSAPADPHFPVLPAGLGHLPLGVSAFAHPPEPPPTYPLQPLMSVSLPHLTGEADYPQAPPPHHLQAPGLPDYGAQAGTAGTGPGAAAPPHIYDFVNSLELMNRLGNQWGGMPMSFQMQTQMLSRLHQLRQGKGQFEEPFPYHQEAAFASHPLYGHYLLDQDSRHFARDQLFLQQPASTEEPPPGSEQPPPPPPPSQPQRLLDYRAATWGYQEEAPCDPHASTVDSVLATLTQEMKSIMQRDLNRKMVENVAFSTFDKWWERKEQKAKPFQNAAKQQAKEEEKEKTKLKDPALLSLVDWAKSGGTVSLEGFSFGTGLRGALRLPSFKVKRKEPSEISESSEETRPRPSTPAEEEEEDDKEAAQVPKGSKRDEEWIKVPGKRRKLFCLDSEGEETSEESSSEKEEEDDEPDEEEEEEEQRQEEEEEDAAHSDKEEDSEEAAESEDSSIYSLYEESDEDSDSASDSESSSSSSSSSSDEAENTMDESTMDSCPVEPAGKESKAASLAGTELEKVKEAMLEPAAEQKAAPPEEREAELTPRPSSPIPLLPPPKKRRKTVSFSAPGEEEVAKAGAEKVAEAAPPPLPLPPPPPAEELASPPVVPVEPASPMPQVPLAQDTPRPATPPPAPKPPFSGGRKREPPKASQRTISNLPADHASLVKCWAEEPPAGSRRRSRSRSSEPPRPLASGEAERLRLREQLGASSLLELANQPEAGGVDLAVLADIALKMPIGCAKEEAEDSEGTETSDEAEEQSPPRALPAPRDSSILLEHNYAMAVRAAPPAPRRAAKAEEEAPGPAELLRVDLFGGHGGEVLEAPEEVVAEAGEAKAEPEVGALLALAGEERARRKRHRDKEAAPDSPASEPCPSESEEEEEESEDADAGETRRRTLRSHSHKPWPQPLPSFETRSEFEQMTILYDIWNSGLDVEDMHYLKLTYEHLLQEDNSTDWLNDTHWVHHTITNIANPKRKRKSSDLREHQTGCARSEGYYPISKKEKDKYLDVCPVTAQELEVMDTQGTNRILSERRSEQRRLLSAIGSSAILDSDLLKLNQLKFRKKKLRFGRSRIHEWGLFAMEPIAADEMVIEYVGQNIRQVVADMREKRYVQEGIGSSYLFRVDHDTIIDATKCGNLARFINHCCTPNCYAKVITIEAQKKIVIYSKQPISVNEEITYDYKFPIEENKIPCLCGTENCRGTLN